The segment AACTCGCTGGCGGGCATCCTGGGAAAACATCATCTGCTTGGCCATGGACTGCTCCGTTCCATTCAAAAAAGCGGCACGAACGCGGCCGCGCGGTACCTGTTACTTTTCCACGATCGCCAGCACGTCGCTCTCGCGAAGGATGTACATCTTGTCCCCCGCGATGTCGATCTCGGTGCCGGAATATTTGCCGTAGACGACTTCGTCACCGACCTTCAGCGACATCTCGCCGCGCTTGCCGCTCTTGAGCAGCTTCCCGGGCCCGGCGGCAATGACCGTACCCCGCTGCGGTTTTTCCCGTGCCGAGTCCGGCAGGATGATCCCACCGGAGGTCTTCTCCTCCGCCTCGCTCGGTTCCACCAGAACACGATCGTCCATGGGACGGAACTTCACCTTCTTTTTCGACGCCGTTGCGGTTGCCATGATCGGTAGGACTCCATCTATCCAGCGGCCGCGCCGCTCGGGCGCTTCTGGCCGGTTTGTTACGAATTCACCCACGCCTCATATCGAAACTCGGCGGCAAACGGTGCCGCCTTGCCGGCACTACATCATGTCGTAATCGTCGTCCATGCCCTCGCCGCCAGGCATCTGGTCGTCTTCTTCCTCGGGTTTGGCGGTGATGCAGACGTCCGTGCTCAGCAGAATGCGGGCCACGCTGCTGCCATTCTCCAGCGCCGAACGCACGACCTTGGTGGGATCAATCACGCCCGCCTTGAGCAGG is part of the Phycisphaerae bacterium genome and harbors:
- a CDS encoding co-chaperone GroES, whose amino-acid sequence is MATATASKKKVKFRPMDDRVLVEPSEAEEKTSGGIILPDSAREKPQRGTVIAAGPGKLLKSGKRGEMSLKVGDEVVYGKYSGTEIDIAGDKMYILRESDVLAIVEK